GAACCTGGAAGAGGCGCAGGCGCTGGCGTTTGCCCAGCAGGCCGGCGCCTTGGCCCTGGCGATACGCCCTCCTGACGATGCCGATCAGGATGGCGGAGTCTCGCCCACGACGATCTCAACCATAGTTGAGGGAGCAGGAGGACTTTCGCCCATGCGCAAACCTTTCAAGGAGTACAGGGGCGCGAGATGAAAGACAGGATATTGCCATGAAAAAAACCGCATACGCTCTGATCGCAGCGGCGATCGTGACGGTGATCGCAGGCTTAGCATCGGCCTCATCAGAGAAGACGCTGATCAAGGGCCAGTCTGAGACCATCTCTCTCGACTACGCGATAGGCGACGTGGCGGTGGCGGATCCGGCCGTCTGCGACTACCTCGTGGCCCAGGATCGCAGATCCATATACCTCAACGCTCGCGGCGGCGGCCAGACGACGCTCACGATCTGGGATTCCGCAGGTACGATGCGCGACGAATACTCGGTAAGGGTCGTCACGACCACGCTCAAAGAGGCGCTCGAACAGGTGCAGGGCGGCGTGGGCAGCCTCTCGGGTGTAACGGTCGAGCTGCGCGACGGCAAGGTGGAGATCGGAGGCG
The bacterium genome window above contains:
- a CDS encoding pilus assembly protein N-terminal domain-containing protein; this translates as MKKTAYALIAAAIVTVIAGLASASSEKTLIKGQSETISLDYAIGDVAVADPAVCDYLVAQDRRSIYLNARGGGQTTLTIWDSAGTMRDEYSVRVVTTTLKEALEQVQGGVGSLSGVTVELRDGKVEIGGAIADPDDFRSIEAMSRADPRVRSSVRITSDVLGKVEQAIRDELGVPGVTVRTVRDRIALEGTVFSAADAKRAAEIAKLYTPYVMDLMEVRETGRSV